One Chroicocephalus ridibundus chromosome 10, bChrRid1.1, whole genome shotgun sequence DNA window includes the following coding sequences:
- the LRTM1 gene encoding leucine-rich repeat and transmembrane domain-containing protein 1: MFADCVETCIDGKYSRHSDKGIKAIRINIAISKDKENLECRKSNWHVVLSVALLIHTAHGCPNKCLCYTASKTADCKNRGFTEIPAHLPPEIQILQLQNNRIWRINQNSFTGTPLLKILDLSNNSLSSLAPGAFQKLRYLQVLNLTRNLIHYIENKTFSFLPHLKELDLSSNSIIRLPETFGNSTGNITLLSVKRNKLQKMERVLLESLPNLKVVLFKDNPWQCNCNVFGLKLWLESFLYRGGISDGIICSTPGIRKGKDLLKVPYELFGACPLRTAHVHLASAHHHSFEHRSSPKYAHHNEHGEYSRSNCEPKPKPRPVSLRHAIATVVITGVICGIVCLMMLAAAVYGCAYAAITAKYHREHLAPAKQHGTPEEKEPFDSSLA; this comes from the exons ATGTTTGCTGATTGTGTAGAAACTTGTATCGATGGGAAGTACAGCCGGCATTCGGATAAGGGAATTAAAGCAATAAGAATAAACATAGCTATTTCAAAGGACAAAGAGAATCTGGAATGCCGAAAAA GCAACTGGCACGTGGTTTTGAGCGTCGCCTTATTAATACACACAGCTCACGGATGTCCCAACAAATGCCTATGCTACACAGCTTCAAAGACTGCAGACTGCAAGAACAGAGGATTTACTGAAATTCCTGCCCATTTACCTCCTGAAATTCAGATACTACAGCTGCAGAATAACCGTATTTGGAGAATCAACCAAAATTCGTTCACTGGAACACCGCTGCTCAAAATCTTAGATTTGTCTAATAACTCTCTCTCAAGTTTGGCACCAGGTGCTTTCCAAAAATTACGGTATCTACAGGTCCTAAATCTAACCAGAAATTTGATTCATTATATAGAAAACAAGACTTTCAGTTTCCTCCCACACCTAAAAGAGCTGGACCTGTCATCCAACAGCATTATACGCTTGCCTGAGACTTTTGGGAACAGCACAGGGAATATAACGTTGCTGTCTGTGAAGCGtaacaaactgcagaaaatggaaagagttCTGCTGGAGTCACTTCCAAACCTGAAAGTGGTTCTTTTCAAAGATAATCCCTGGCAATGTAATTGCAACGTCTTTGGCCTGAAACTGTGGCTGGAGAGCTTTTTATACAGAG gagGAATAAGCGATGGCATTATCTGCTCAACGCCAGGGATTCGGAAGGGAAAGGACCTCCTCAAAGTCCCCTACGAGCTATTCGGAGCCTGCCCCCTCAGGACAGCTCACGTCCACCTGGCCAGCGCTCACCACCACAGCTTTGAGCACAGAAGTTCTCCGAAGTACGCTCACCACAACGAACACGGGGAATACAGCCGCTCCAACTGCGAACCCAAACCAAAGCCAAGGCCTGTTAGTTTGCGTCACGCGATCGCCACTGTCGTAATAACTGGAGTTATCTGTGGAATTGTGTGTCTGATGATGCTGGCAGCTGCCGTTTACGGTTGTGCCTACGCTGCAATTACTGCTAAATACCACAGAGAACATTTGGCCCCGGCCAAACAGCATGGGACTCCTGAGGAAAAAGAGCCATTTGATAGTTCCTTGGCTTGA